The following are from one region of the Arcobacter defluvii genome:
- the ilvD gene encoding dihydroxy-acid dehydratase → MRSDEVKKGFDRTPHRSLLRATGLKDEDFDKPFIGVANSFIELIPGHFFLDKVSAIIKEEIRANGCVPFEFNTIGVDDGIAMGHDGMLFSLPSRELIANSIETVMNAHKLDAMIAIPNCDKIVPGMIMGALRVNVPTIFVSGGPMEKGYTKDGTPIDLATAFEAVGKHEAGQMSDEELKDIECNACPSGGSCSGMFTANSMNTLMEAMGIALPGNGTILALTPQREELYRKAARRICEIALDASSREKYKLKNILNENAVKNAFAVDMAMGGSSNTVLHMLAIAKEANVDFNLEDINSISKKVSHIAKISPSLSTVHMEDINKAGGVNAVMKEMTKRGDDILLDNLTISGETILEKIKDAYIKDTNIIHTIDNPYSQVGGLAILYGNLAEQGAVIKTAGITGSRVFTGKAVCFDGQPEAIKGIVSGKVKAGDVVVIRYEGPKGGPGMQEMLAPTSLIMGMGLGDKVALITDGRFSGATRGASIGHVSPEAAEGGMIGLLKDGDEIHIDVDQYILSVNLTFEEIAQRRDEFVPLKKPLNSSWLGQYRALVTNASCGAVLKTDL, encoded by the coding sequence TTGAGAAGTGATGAAGTAAAAAAAGGGTTCGATAGAACACCTCATAGATCATTGTTAAGAGCAACAGGACTTAAAGATGAAGATTTTGATAAACCATTTATTGGTGTTGCAAACTCTTTTATTGAATTAATTCCAGGACATTTTTTCCTAGATAAAGTATCTGCTATCATAAAAGAAGAGATTCGTGCAAATGGGTGTGTACCATTTGAATTTAATACTATTGGTGTTGATGATGGAATTGCAATGGGACATGATGGTATGTTATTTTCTCTTCCTTCAAGAGAATTAATTGCAAATTCTATTGAAACAGTAATGAATGCACATAAACTTGATGCAATGATTGCTATTCCAAACTGTGATAAAATCGTACCAGGTATGATTATGGGAGCTTTAAGAGTTAATGTTCCAACTATTTTTGTATCAGGTGGACCAATGGAAAAAGGTTACACAAAAGATGGAACTCCAATTGACTTAGCGACTGCATTTGAAGCTGTTGGAAAACATGAAGCTGGACAAATGAGTGATGAAGAGTTAAAAGATATTGAGTGTAATGCATGTCCAAGTGGTGGTTCATGTTCAGGGATGTTTACAGCTAACTCTATGAATACACTTATGGAAGCTATGGGTATTGCACTTCCTGGAAATGGAACTATCTTAGCTTTAACGCCCCAAAGAGAAGAGTTATATAGAAAAGCAGCTAGAAGGATTTGTGAAATTGCACTTGATGCGTCATCAAGAGAAAAATATAAATTAAAAAATATTTTAAATGAAAATGCAGTTAAAAATGCTTTTGCTGTTGATATGGCAATGGGTGGAAGTTCAAATACAGTTCTTCATATGTTAGCTATTGCAAAAGAAGCAAATGTTGATTTTAATTTAGAAGATATAAATAGTATTTCAAAAAAAGTTTCTCATATTGCAAAAATTTCTCCATCATTAAGTACAGTTCATATGGAAGATATAAACAAAGCCGGTGGCGTAAATGCAGTTATGAAAGAGATGACAAAAAGAGGTGATGATATTTTATTAGATAACCTTACAATCTCTGGTGAAACTATATTAGAAAAAATCAAAGATGCTTATATCAAAGATACAAATATCATTCACACTATTGATAATCCATATTCACAAGTTGGTGGATTAGCAATTCTTTATGGTAACTTAGCAGAACAAGGTGCTGTTATTAAAACTGCTGGAATTACTGGTTCAAGAGTTTTCACAGGGAAAGCTGTTTGTTTTGATGGACAACCTGAGGCTATTAAAGGAATTGTTTCTGGAAAAGTAAAAGCTGGTGATGTTGTTGTTATCAGATACGAAGGTCCAAAAGGAGGACCTGGAATGCAAGAAATGCTTGCTCCTACTTCTTTAATCATGGGAATGGGACTTGGAGATAAAGTTGCGTTAATTACTGATGGAAGATTCTCAGGTGCAACAAGAGGTGCTTCAATTGGGCATGTATCTCCAGAAGCTGCTGAAGGTGGAATGATTGGATTATTAAAAGATGGTGATGAAATTCACATTGATGTTGACCAATATATTTTAAGTGTAAATCTTACATTTGAAGAGATTGCTCAAAGAAGAGATGAATTTGTACCTCTAAAAAAACCTCTTAACTCTTCTTGGTTAGGACAATATAGAGCACTTGTAACAAACGCAAGTTGCGGAGCAGTTCTAAAAACTGATTTATAA
- a CDS encoding Do family serine endopeptidase yields MKKKLLIISTIIATQLFAKTIDFEMMDKNPVRVTPNSTTEIMSFNSSIKNSLNSIVNISAKRHVDSTLDTLPLQMFNDPFFKRFFGDQFGNQLKQNRVQRSLGSGVIVSKDGYIVTNNHVIENAEEITVTIGDDTTEYNAKLIGKDADSDIAVIKIESNVALNPIKLGDSNSLLVGDVIFAIGNPFGIGSTVTQGIISALNKNKVGINRYENYIQTDASINPGNSGGALVDSRGALIGINTAIISKSGGNNGIGFAIPVAMIKDVVEKLVADGKITRGYLGVAIADLDNELSKVYKRKEGALVLDISAETPAAKYGLKRGDLIYAINGKTIKDRSSLQNTIASFKPDEKIKLDIERDGKDMSLNIVLGDRTSLVQIQSDNNTFLGGLKLSQIDAETQKQFRLSSDITGILISDVEPKSKAEKAGFQAGDVIIQIEDVEIKNFTNVETALKRYNNKYKRVYVNRYGQTIMFVIQ; encoded by the coding sequence GTGAAGAAAAAACTTTTAATTATTTCTACAATAATTGCAACTCAATTATTTGCTAAAACTATAGATTTTGAGATGATGGATAAAAATCCAGTAAGAGTTACTCCTAATTCTACAACTGAGATTATGTCATTTAACAGCAGTATTAAAAATTCTTTAAATTCAATTGTTAATATTTCTGCTAAAAGACATGTGGATTCGACTTTAGATACTTTGCCTCTTCAAATGTTTAATGATCCATTCTTTAAAAGATTTTTTGGAGATCAATTTGGAAATCAACTAAAACAAAATAGAGTCCAAAGATCTTTAGGTTCAGGTGTAATTGTTTCGAAAGATGGTTATATAGTTACAAATAATCATGTTATTGAAAATGCTGAAGAAATAACAGTAACTATTGGTGATGATACAACAGAGTATAATGCAAAACTTATTGGTAAAGATGCAGATAGTGATATTGCTGTTATAAAAATTGAATCAAATGTTGCATTAAATCCTATAAAATTAGGAGATTCAAATAGTTTATTAGTAGGTGATGTAATTTTTGCTATTGGTAATCCATTTGGTATAGGAAGTACAGTTACTCAAGGTATCATTTCTGCACTTAATAAAAATAAAGTTGGAATAAATAGATATGAAAACTATATTCAAACGGATGCTTCTATAAATCCTGGAAATTCAGGTGGTGCATTAGTTGATAGTAGAGGGGCATTAATAGGTATTAACACAGCAATTATCTCTAAAAGTGGTGGAAACAATGGTATTGGATTTGCAATTCCAGTTGCAATGATAAAAGATGTTGTTGAAAAACTTGTAGCTGATGGAAAAATCACTAGAGGTTATTTAGGTGTTGCTATTGCTGATTTAGACAATGAATTATCAAAAGTTTATAAAAGAAAAGAAGGTGCATTAGTTTTAGATATATCTGCCGAAACACCTGCTGCTAAATATGGTCTAAAAAGAGGAGATTTAATTTATGCAATAAATGGAAAAACTATCAAAGATAGAAGTTCTTTACAAAATACAATTGCATCATTTAAACCTGATGAAAAAATTAAATTAGACATAGAAAGAGATGGAAAAGATATGTCATTAAACATTGTTTTAGGAGATAGAACAAGTTTAGTACAAATTCAATCAGACAACAATACTTTCCTAGGTGGTTTAAAACTTAGTCAAATTGATGCAGAAACACAAAAACAATTTAGATTATCTTCTGATATAACAGGAATTTTAATTTCTGATGTAGAACCAAAATCTAAAGCTGAAAAAGCTGGTTTCCAAGCTGGTGATGTTATTATTCAAATAGAAGATGTCGAAATTAAAAACTTTACAAATGTTGAAACAGCATTAAAAAGATATAATAATAAATATAAAAGAGTTTATGTAAATAGATATGGACAAACTATAATGTTTGTAATTCAATAA
- a CDS encoding response regulator transcription factor, whose protein sequence is MIKVLMIEDDLELAQIITDYLKSFDIEVINTDSPYNGLSMLNVHKDYQLIILDLTLPEIDGLELIPKIREKSNIPIIISSARDDILDKVMGLERGADDYLPKPYNPRELQARIKTILKRVESKDEPKKTEQNSLFEVKDSDMQILFKGVALTLTLAEYDILKLLIQRNHGVVAREDFIYASDNIEDDSSLKNIDVIISRIRTKLSKIDDSQTYIKSVRGIGYQLI, encoded by the coding sequence ATAATAAAAGTACTTATGATAGAAGATGATTTAGAGTTAGCCCAAATCATCACAGATTATTTAAAATCATTCGACATAGAAGTTATAAATACTGATAGTCCATATAATGGACTATCAATGCTTAATGTGCATAAAGATTATCAACTTATTATTCTTGATTTAACCCTTCCTGAAATTGATGGATTAGAATTAATCCCAAAAATTAGAGAAAAATCAAATATACCAATTATCATTAGTTCAGCTCGTGATGATATTTTAGATAAAGTTATGGGTTTAGAAAGAGGTGCTGATGATTATCTTCCAAAACCATATAATCCAAGAGAATTGCAAGCTAGAATAAAAACTATTTTAAAAAGAGTAGAATCAAAAGATGAACCTAAAAAAACTGAACAAAACTCTTTATTTGAAGTAAAAGATAGTGATATGCAAATACTTTTTAAAGGTGTTGCCTTAACTCTTACATTAGCTGAATATGATATTTTAAAACTATTAATTCAAAGAAATCATGGAGTTGTTGCAAGAGAAGATTTTATCTATGCAAGTGATAATATAGAAGATGATTCATCGCTTAAAAATATAGATGTAATTATTTCAAGAATTAGAACAAAACTATCAAAAATTGATGATAGTCAAACTTATATTAAATCAGTAAGAGGTATTGGATATCAGTTAATATGA
- a CDS encoding ArsS family sensor histidine kinase yields MIKNISISTFVNIIFTLAFISIFITFAMFINYDKQKHELSLQNRYELIAENFLSSFQNQPTVESLIALYKKFQVMPIEDRDKKLEIIKNAQELTITQNYLGTYRVYKYNDIYYIYVQQYGYNLMLKDSANHNYSMAFIIVGFAISLFTFLFLYEILKRKLRPLNTLNKQIIEFSNGNKDIKLNYTSNDEIGTIARNFNEAINIINNQSKSKDLFMRNMMHELKTPITKAMFIAETLEDDKTRENLQRAFKRMDDIIKELATVEKLTSKNTMIYKEETNFFNIYSKTLELMMINPENIAAKIRDFKFDVDIYMMSIALKNLIDNAIKFSTNKKAIINANKKHIEIISLGEPLKNELSYYTEAFSQEEKRSDGFGLGLYIVKTIVSLHGFKLEYKYEDGKNYFIINMEK; encoded by the coding sequence ATGATAAAAAATATCTCTATTTCTACTTTTGTAAATATCATATTTACATTGGCTTTTATCTCTATTTTTATAACTTTTGCAATGTTTATTAATTACGATAAACAAAAACATGAACTATCACTTCAAAATAGATACGAACTAATTGCAGAAAATTTTTTAAGTTCATTCCAAAATCAACCAACTGTTGAATCACTTATAGCTTTATATAAAAAGTTCCAAGTTATGCCTATTGAAGATAGAGACAAAAAATTAGAAATTATTAAAAATGCTCAAGAGTTAACAATCACTCAAAACTATTTAGGAACTTATAGAGTTTATAAATATAATGACATATACTATATTTATGTTCAACAATATGGTTACAATCTAATGTTAAAAGACTCTGCAAACCACAACTATAGTATGGCTTTTATAATCGTTGGATTTGCTATATCTTTATTTACCTTTTTATTTTTATATGAAATTTTAAAAAGAAAATTAAGACCTTTAAATACATTAAATAAACAAATTATTGAATTTTCGAATGGAAATAAAGACATAAAACTAAACTATACAAGCAATGATGAAATTGGAACGATTGCTAGAAATTTCAATGAAGCTATAAACATTATAAACAATCAATCTAAATCAAAAGATTTATTTATGCGAAATATGATGCATGAATTAAAAACTCCTATCACAAAAGCTATGTTCATCGCTGAAACACTTGAAGATGATAAAACAAGAGAAAATCTTCAACGTGCATTTAAAAGAATGGATGATATTATCAAAGAGTTAGCAACTGTTGAAAAACTGACTTCTAAAAATACAATGATTTATAAAGAGGAAACTAACTTTTTTAATATTTACTCTAAAACTTTAGAATTAATGATGATAAATCCAGAAAATATTGCAGCTAAAATAAGAGACTTCAAATTTGATGTTGATATTTATATGATGTCAATTGCTTTAAAAAACTTAATTGATAATGCGATAAAATTTTCAACAAATAAAAAAGCAATAATCAATGCAAATAAAAAACATATCGAAATAATCTCTTTAGGTGAACCACTTAAAAATGAATTATCCTACTATACAGAAGCATTTTCACAAGAAGAAAAAAGAAGTGATGGTTTTGGATTAGGGCTTTATATTGTAAAAACAATAGTAAGTTTACATGGATTTAAACTTGAATATAAATACGAAGATGGGAAAAACTACTTTATCATAAATATGGAAAAGTAG
- the cbiB gene encoding adenosylcobinamide-phosphate synthase CbiB, whose protein sequence is MYYEVALIAYILDRVFREFEELKFFKHPIILMGNYISWFQKYFYKDSIFRGVLLTSSLLFIVFIVSYLLSLFDNILVQGFLASFTLSSKLLYDSVKDVVSSDDINIKREKISMLVSRDTKELSDSDINKAAIETYGENLSDGVIAPLFYLLCFGIVGAFIYKAVNTLDSMVGYRNEKYEKFGKFSARVDDVLNFIPARITAILISILFFSLKALLEFKKYGKKHDSFNAGLPISALALAINVKLGGPTSYFGKLKDKPYFGDGKEIIEKDDVLKALSLRNRLDIFIIIVLVLGVL, encoded by the coding sequence ATGTATTATGAAGTAGCATTAATAGCATATATTTTAGATAGAGTTTTTAGAGAGTTTGAAGAATTGAAGTTTTTTAAACATCCTATTATTTTGATGGGGAATTATATCTCTTGGTTTCAAAAATATTTTTATAAAGATTCTATTTTTAGAGGAGTATTACTTACTTCTTCTCTTTTGTTTATTGTATTTATAGTCTCATATCTATTATCTTTATTTGATAATATTTTAGTTCAAGGATTTTTAGCTTCCTTTACTTTGTCTTCAAAATTACTTTATGATAGTGTAAAAGATGTAGTTTCAAGTGATGATATAAATATTAAAAGAGAAAAAATCTCAATGCTTGTAAGTCGTGATACTAAAGAATTAAGTGATAGTGATATAAATAAAGCAGCTATTGAAACTTATGGAGAAAATCTTAGTGATGGAGTAATTGCACCTCTATTTTATCTTTTATGTTTTGGAATAGTTGGAGCGTTTATTTATAAAGCTGTGAATACTCTTGATTCTATGGTTGGTTATAGAAATGAGAAATATGAAAAATTTGGAAAATTTAGTGCAAGAGTTGATGATGTTTTAAATTTTATTCCAGCAAGAATAACTGCAATTTTAATCTCAATACTATTTTTTAGTTTAAAAGCATTGCTTGAGTTTAAAAAATATGGGAAAAAACATGATAGTTTTAATGCTGGGCTTCCAATATCAGCTTTAGCACTAGCTATAAATGTTAAACTTGGCGGTCCTACTTCATATTTTGGTAAGTTGAAAGATAAACCATATTTTGGAGATGGAAAAGAGATAATAGAAAAAGATGATGTATTAAAGGCATTATCTCTTAGAAACCGTTTAGATATTTTTATAATAATTGTATTAGTTTTAGGAGTTTTATGA
- a CDS encoding SDR family oxidoreductase, whose amino-acid sequence MKVLLTGSTGYIGRRLKQKLLEDKNIELKLLVRNKNSVRSNLQNKIEIIEGDTFNKDSLKEALKDVETAYYLIHSLSNENYKDLDKISAQNFLDVACECGVKRIIYLGGLGVKNKNTSEHLLSRIETGEILSSNKNVQTIWLRAGVIIGSGSASFEIIRNLTEKLPVMTTPKWVTTKAQPIAVNDVLSYLYNALYLEKKENLIVDIGSEQLSYKDMMLKTAKVLGLKRWIIPLPFMSINLSSYWLNLFTPVPFSIAKALIEGLKSEVVIQNQNAKKYFPNIVPISYEDAVKNAIKEIEENQVISRWNDKGDEVWDKIENKEISKAIFIDRKEENISDIDASKIYKSFISIGGANGWFDFDFLWELRGIIDKLIGGVGLKRGRRSQCDLRISDCLDFWKVVDLKENERLLLYAQMKIPGEAWLEFKIKDNKLIQSAYFYPKGVLGRLYWYALIPLHYFVFNNMIKSIIKKAKSF is encoded by the coding sequence GTGAAAGTATTATTAACCGGCTCAACTGGATATATTGGAAGAAGATTAAAACAAAAACTTCTAGAAGATAAAAATATAGAATTAAAACTCCTTGTTAGAAATAAAAATAGTGTACGTTCAAACTTACAAAATAAAATAGAAATTATTGAAGGTGATACTTTTAACAAAGACTCTTTAAAAGAGGCTCTAAAAGATGTTGAAACTGCTTATTATTTAATTCACTCTTTAAGTAATGAAAACTATAAAGACCTAGATAAAATCTCTGCTCAAAACTTTTTAGATGTAGCTTGTGAATGTGGAGTAAAAAGAATTATTTATCTTGGAGGTTTAGGAGTTAAAAATAAAAATACAAGTGAACACTTATTAAGTCGTATTGAAACTGGTGAAATTCTAAGTTCAAATAAAAATGTTCAAACTATTTGGCTTCGAGCAGGAGTTATAATTGGTTCAGGAAGTGCAAGTTTTGAAATAATAAGAAATCTTACAGAAAAACTTCCAGTTATGACAACTCCCAAATGGGTAACTACAAAAGCACAACCAATAGCAGTAAATGATGTACTTTCATATTTATATAATGCATTATATTTAGAAAAAAAAGAAAATCTAATAGTTGATATTGGTAGTGAGCAATTAAGCTATAAAGATATGATGTTAAAAACTGCAAAAGTTTTAGGTTTGAAAAGATGGATAATTCCACTTCCTTTTATGAGTATAAACCTTTCATCTTATTGGTTAAATCTTTTTACTCCTGTTCCTTTTTCTATTGCAAAAGCTTTGATTGAAGGATTAAAATCAGAAGTTGTAATCCAAAATCAAAATGCTAAAAAATATTTCCCAAATATTGTTCCTATTTCCTATGAAGATGCTGTAAAAAATGCAATAAAAGAGATAGAAGAAAATCAAGTAATAAGTAGATGGAATGACAAAGGTGATGAAGTTTGGGATAAAATAGAGAATAAAGAGATTTCAAAAGCAATTTTTATAGATAGAAAAGAGGAAAATATTTCAGATATTGATGCCTCTAAAATTTATAAATCATTTATTAGTATTGGTGGAGCTAATGGATGGTTTGATTTTGACTTTTTGTGGGAATTAAGAGGAATAATTGATAAACTAATTGGTGGTGTTGGACTAAAACGAGGAAGAAGAAGCCAATGTGATTTAAGAATTAGTGATTGTTTAGATTTTTGGAAAGTTGTTGATTTAAAAGAGAATGAAAGACTTCTTTTATACGCACAAATGAAAATCCCAGGTGAAGCATGGCTTGAGTTTAAAATCAAAGATAATAAACTAATTCAATCTGCATATTTTTATCCTAAAGGAGTTTTAGGAAGATTGTATTGGTATGCTTTGATTCCTCTACACTATTTTGTATTTAATAACATGATAAAAAGTATAATCAAAAAAGCAAAAAGCTTTTAG
- a CDS encoding cobyric acid synthase, which yields MNNISIFGTSSDAGKSTITFVIAKILQDLGVNVVPFKAQNVSNNSHVCDDGSEIAIAQYFQAEVLKVPTSYHLNPILLKSGRGSSASLIVEGKVVTSKDVREYYRDLDLLKPAVKRCFDYLDEKYDCIVAEGAGSPVELNLMDKDLSNIFIANEYNTKIILVADIEKGGVFASIWGVYNLLPEKLRKNVIGVIVNKFRGDLSLFDEGIRIIEEDFKIKVLGVLPYIPFNLGFEDSASLKNFVQNPKNKKLDVAVISYPYMSNYNDFEPLIADDEVLVEFVSSNVSLEKFDLVILPGSKLVIKDLLWLKQTGLFEQIKNYKKDICAICGGYEMMFETLEDRYSLENEEAISEDGFALIDDVIVFEKEKILEKKSYELFGTKIEGFEIHHGMCQKYPLSYEKKNFKGTFVHKIFDNDEFRTKYFKSIKSDYIGFDFALYKKQTVDSFISTLKEKIDVEYLVKSIS from the coding sequence ATGAATAATATCTCGATATTTGGAACTTCAAGCGATGCTGGAAAATCAACAATAACTTTTGTAATTGCTAAAATCCTTCAAGATTTAGGAGTAAATGTAGTTCCATTTAAAGCACAAAATGTTTCAAATAATTCTCATGTTTGTGATGATGGAAGTGAGATAGCAATCGCCCAATATTTTCAAGCAGAGGTTTTAAAAGTTCCAACTTCATATCATCTAAATCCAATTTTACTAAAATCAGGTCGAGGAAGTTCTGCTTCACTTATAGTTGAGGGAAAAGTTGTAACTTCCAAAGATGTGCGAGAATATTATAGGGATTTAGATTTGTTGAAACCTGCAGTTAAGCGATGTTTTGATTATCTTGATGAAAAATATGATTGTATAGTTGCAGAAGGGGCTGGAAGTCCAGTTGAACTAAATCTAATGGATAAAGATTTATCAAATATTTTTATTGCAAACGAATACAACACAAAAATCATACTTGTAGCAGACATAGAAAAGGGTGGAGTTTTTGCTTCAATTTGGGGAGTTTATAATCTACTACCAGAAAAACTTAGAAAAAATGTAATAGGTGTAATAGTAAATAAATTTAGAGGTGATTTGTCATTATTTGATGAGGGAATTAGAATAATCGAAGAAGATTTTAAAATCAAAGTTTTAGGAGTGTTACCATATATTCCATTTAATCTAGGGTTTGAAGATAGTGCAAGTTTGAAAAATTTTGTTCAAAATCCAAAAAACAAAAAACTAGATGTTGCAGTGATTTCATATCCATATATGAGTAACTACAATGATTTTGAACCATTGATTGCTGATGATGAAGTTTTAGTTGAGTTTGTTAGTTCAAATGTCTCTTTAGAAAAGTTTGATTTAGTGATTCTTCCAGGAAGTAAGCTAGTTATCAAAGATTTATTATGGTTAAAGCAAACTGGTCTATTTGAACAAATCAAAAACTACAAAAAAGATATTTGTGCCATTTGTGGTGGATATGAGATGATGTTTGAAACCCTTGAAGATAGATACTCTTTAGAAAATGAAGAAGCTATTAGTGAAGATGGCTTTGCTTTGATTGATGATGTGATAGTTTTTGAAAAAGAGAAAATCTTAGAGAAAAAGAGTTATGAGTTATTTGGAACAAAAATAGAGGGTTTTGAAATACATCATGGAATGTGTCAAAAATATCCTTTGTCATATGAGAAAAAAAACTTCAAAGGTACATTTGTACATAAGATTTTTGATAATGATGAGTTTAGAACAAAATATTTTAAATCTATAAAAAGTGATTATATAGGATTTGATTTTGCACTTTATAAAAAGCAAACAGTTGATAGTTTTATCTCAACTTTAAAAGAAAAGATAGATGTTGAATATCTAGTAAAAAGTATAAGCTAA
- a CDS encoding SDR family oxidoreductase gives MKNIIITGASNGIGRVIAKNLRKKYHIINIDIVENKMDKVDFYKCDLSDKGQLLRTIEKIKTNIDSLYALVNNAAIFSSKILEKQTIEEWENIINTNLTAPYILSKEFSNFLKESQGHIINISSTRAIMSEVGTEAYSASKGGISSLTHALAISLSPDVKVNSITPGWINTNEDYLPTKDDNFQHPSGRVGTPDDVVDVVKFLLRNKGFITGSDFVVDGGMTKKMIYV, from the coding sequence ATGAAAAATATCATTATAACTGGTGCCTCAAATGGTATTGGAAGAGTTATAGCAAAAAATTTAAGAAAAAAATATCATATTATAAATATAGATATTGTTGAAAATAAAATGGATAAAGTAGATTTTTATAAATGTGATTTATCAGATAAAGGACAACTTCTTAGAACTATTGAAAAAATAAAAACAAATATTGATTCACTTTATGCTCTTGTAAATAATGCAGCGATTTTTTCTTCAAAGATTTTAGAAAAACAGACTATCGAAGAGTGGGAAAATATAATAAATACAAATTTAACTGCACCTTATATTCTATCAAAAGAGTTTTCAAATTTTTTAAAAGAGTCTCAAGGACATATTATAAATATCTCTTCGACAAGAGCAATTATGAGTGAAGTTGGAACAGAAGCTTATAGTGCTTCAAAAGGTGGAATTAGCTCTTTAACTCATGCTTTAGCAATTTCTTTAAGTCCAGATGTAAAAGTGAACTCAATAACTCCTGGTTGGATAAATACAAATGAAGATTATCTACCAACAAAAGATGATAATTTTCAACATCCAAGTGGAAGAGTTGGTACTCCTGATGATGTGGTTGATGTAGTTAAATTTTTATTAAGAAATAAAGGTTTTATAACTGGAAGTGATTTTGTTGTTGATGGTGGAATGACTAAAAAAATGATTTATGTTTAG
- a CDS encoding aminotransferase class I/II-fold pyridoxal phosphate-dependent enzyme, with protein sequence MKTFEHGGQIEKFAGELNCRVDEIIDLSSNINFVKPQINIDFNTLDISSYPTYDKLYKKISSNYGVNSSQIELFNGGSSAIFTLFRHLALKTCTIYSPAYLEYKKAALNFGYELNLINRFENINQEVKENSFVIFVNPSTPDGRYYDLEELMKTWIEKSCTILIDESFLDFCDKSSAIKYLETYDNLYILKSMTKFYSSAGIRVGTIVSTKANIEKLKEFEPMWKLSQFDSNYLQAALDDKLFKSISKAINIKNKIELENILKSSNLIDKVFESSANYVLIKLKSLNAKEFQEKLKPFKIMVRDCSNFDFLDDRFIRVAVKSSSANEVLKRALEEIC encoded by the coding sequence ATGAAAACTTTTGAACATGGTGGACAAATAGAAAAATTTGCAGGTGAGTTAAATTGTAGAGTTGATGAAATCATAGATTTATCCTCAAATATAAATTTTGTAAAACCTCAAATAAATATAGATTTTAACACTTTAGATATATCTTCATATCCAACTTATGATAAGTTATATAAAAAAATATCTTCAAATTATGGAGTTAATAGTTCTCAAATTGAGCTTTTTAATGGTGGAAGTAGCGCTATTTTTACTCTATTTAGACATTTAGCTTTAAAAACTTGTACTATTTATTCGCCTGCTTATTTAGAGTATAAAAAAGCTGCTTTAAATTTTGGCTATGAATTAAATCTAATAAATAGATTTGAAAATATTAATCAAGAAGTAAAAGAGAATAGTTTTGTAATTTTTGTAAATCCTTCAACTCCTGATGGAAGATATTATGATTTAGAAGAGTTGATGAAAACTTGGATAGAAAAGTCTTGTACGATTTTGATTGATGAGAGTTTTTTAGATTTTTGTGATAAATCTAGTGCTATAAAATATCTAGAAACTTACGATAATTTATATATTTTAAAATCAATGACAAAATTTTATTCAAGTGCAGGTATTAGAGTAGGGACTATTGTTTCTACAAAAGCAAATATAGAAAAGCTAAAAGAGTTTGAACCTATGTGGAAATTATCACAATTTGATTCGAACTATTTGCAAGCTGCACTTGATGATAAACTTTTTAAATCTATTTCAAAAGCCATAAATATAAAAAATAAAATAGAGTTAGAAAATATTCTAAAAAGTTCTAATTTGATAGATAAAGTTTTTGAAAGCAGTGCAAACTATGTTTTAATAAAACTAAAAAGTCTAAATGCAAAAGAGTTTCAAGAAAAATTAAAACCATTTAAAATCATGGTTAGAGATTGCTCAAACTTTGATTTTTTAGATGATAGATTTATAAGAGTTGCTGTAAAATCTTCAAGTGCAAATGAAGTACTAAAAAGGGCGCTTGAAGAGATATGTTGA